One genomic window of Scylla paramamosain isolate STU-SP2022 chromosome 20, ASM3559412v1, whole genome shotgun sequence includes the following:
- the LOC135110343 gene encoding protein RER1-like isoform X4: MTCLVTTDARMMQDVLEANEPIAQPGLIQRISTSISRLYQHYLDKWTPHTASRWAFTLALIFGFMVRIMLRQGWYIVCYALGIYHLNLFLAFLTPKIDPAFSHDDADDGPGLPTKANEEFRPFMRRLPEFKFWYSVTKSTLVAFFCTFFQVFNVPVFWPILVMYFITLFCITMKRQIKHMIKYKYLPFSLGKPRYQTQENSSKPPAH, from the exons ATGACGTGCCTAGTGACCACGGATGCCAG GATGATGCAAGATGTGCTGGAGGCCAATGAGCCAATAGCACAGCCCGGCCTCATCCAGAGAATAAGCACCAGCATTAGCAGA CTGTACCAGCACTACCTAGACAAATGGACGCCCCACACAGCCTCACGATGGGCCTTCACGCTGGCCCTCATCTTTGGCTTTATGGTGCGCATCATGCTAAGGCAGGGCTGGTACATTGTCTGCTATGCCCTTGGCATCTACCATCTCAACctcttcctcgccttcctcaCTCCCAAGATTGATCCTGCGTTTTCACATGATGATg CAGATGACGGGCCGGGGCTGCCCACCAAGGCCAATGAGGAGTTCCGTCCCTTCATGCGGCGACTCCCAGAATTCAAGTTCTGGTACAGCGTCACCAAGTCAACTCTGGTGGCCTTCTTCTGCACATTCTTCCAG GTGTTTAACGTCCCTGTTTTCTGGCCAATCCTTGTCATGTACTTCATCACGCTGTTCTGTATCACCATGAAGAGACAGATCAAG CATATGATCAAGTACAAATACCTGCCCTTCTCCCTGGGCAAGCCTCGCTACCAGACCCAAGAGAACTCCAGCAAGCCACCAGCACACTGA
- the LOC135110343 gene encoding protein RER1-like isoform X6: MMQDVLEANEPIAQPGLIQRISTSISRLYQHYLDKWTPHTASRWAFTLALIFGFMVRIMLRQGWYIVCYALGIYHLNLFLAFLTPKIDPAFSHDDADDGPGLPTKANEEFRPFMRRLPEFKFWYSVTKSTLVAFFCTFFQVFNVPVFWPILVMYFITLFCITMKRQIKHMIKYKYLPFSLGKPRYQTQENSSKPPAH; this comes from the exons ATGATGCAAGATGTGCTGGAGGCCAATGAGCCAATAGCACAGCCCGGCCTCATCCAGAGAATAAGCACCAGCATTAGCAGA CTGTACCAGCACTACCTAGACAAATGGACGCCCCACACAGCCTCACGATGGGCCTTCACGCTGGCCCTCATCTTTGGCTTTATGGTGCGCATCATGCTAAGGCAGGGCTGGTACATTGTCTGCTATGCCCTTGGCATCTACCATCTCAACctcttcctcgccttcctcaCTCCCAAGATTGATCCTGCGTTTTCACATGATGATg CAGATGACGGGCCGGGGCTGCCCACCAAGGCCAATGAGGAGTTCCGTCCCTTCATGCGGCGACTCCCAGAATTCAAGTTCTGGTACAGCGTCACCAAGTCAACTCTGGTGGCCTTCTTCTGCACATTCTTCCAG GTGTTTAACGTCCCTGTTTTCTGGCCAATCCTTGTCATGTACTTCATCACGCTGTTCTGTATCACCATGAAGAGACAGATCAAG CATATGATCAAGTACAAATACCTGCCCTTCTCCCTGGGCAAGCCTCGCTACCAGACCCAAGAGAACTCCAGCAAGCCACCAGCACACTGA
- the LOC135110343 gene encoding protein RER1-like isoform X3 has product MMQDVLEANEPIAQPGLIQRISTSISRCLFLPVGFVVQLYQHYLDKWTPHTASRWAFTLALIFGFMVRIMLRQGWYIVCYALGIYHLNLFLAFLTPKIDPAFSHDDADDGPGLPTKANEEFRPFMRRLPEFKFWYSVTKSTLVAFFCTFFQVFNVPVFWPILVMYFITLFCITMKRQIKHMIKYKYLPFSLGKPRYQTQENSSKPPAH; this is encoded by the exons ATGATGCAAGATGTGCTGGAGGCCAATGAGCCAATAGCACAGCCCGGCCTCATCCAGAGAATAAGCACCAGCATTAGCAGA TGCCTGTTTCTCCCCGTGGGCTTTGTTGTGCAGCTGTACCAGCACTACCTAGACAAATGGACGCCCCACACAGCCTCACGATGGGCCTTCACGCTGGCCCTCATCTTTGGCTTTATGGTGCGCATCATGCTAAGGCAGGGCTGGTACATTGTCTGCTATGCCCTTGGCATCTACCATCTCAACctcttcctcgccttcctcaCTCCCAAGATTGATCCTGCGTTTTCACATGATGATg CAGATGACGGGCCGGGGCTGCCCACCAAGGCCAATGAGGAGTTCCGTCCCTTCATGCGGCGACTCCCAGAATTCAAGTTCTGGTACAGCGTCACCAAGTCAACTCTGGTGGCCTTCTTCTGCACATTCTTCCAG GTGTTTAACGTCCCTGTTTTCTGGCCAATCCTTGTCATGTACTTCATCACGCTGTTCTGTATCACCATGAAGAGACAGATCAAG CATATGATCAAGTACAAATACCTGCCCTTCTCCCTGGGCAAGCCTCGCTACCAGACCCAAGAGAACTCCAGCAAGCCACCAGCACACTGA
- the LOC135110343 gene encoding protein RER1-like isoform X1, whose amino-acid sequence MTCLVTTDARMMQDVLEANEPIAQPGLIQRISTSISRCLFLPVGFVVQLYQHYLDKWTPHTASRWAFTLALIFGFMVRIMLRQGWYIVCYALGIYHLNLFLAFLTPKIDPAFSHDDADDGPGLPTKANEEFRPFMRRLPEFKFWYSVTKSTLVAFFCTFFQVFNVPVFWPILVMYFITLFCITMKRQIKHMIKYKYLPFSLGKPRYQTQENSSKPPAH is encoded by the exons ATGACGTGCCTAGTGACCACGGATGCCAG GATGATGCAAGATGTGCTGGAGGCCAATGAGCCAATAGCACAGCCCGGCCTCATCCAGAGAATAAGCACCAGCATTAGCAGA TGCCTGTTTCTCCCCGTGGGCTTTGTTGTGCAGCTGTACCAGCACTACCTAGACAAATGGACGCCCCACACAGCCTCACGATGGGCCTTCACGCTGGCCCTCATCTTTGGCTTTATGGTGCGCATCATGCTAAGGCAGGGCTGGTACATTGTCTGCTATGCCCTTGGCATCTACCATCTCAACctcttcctcgccttcctcaCTCCCAAGATTGATCCTGCGTTTTCACATGATGATg CAGATGACGGGCCGGGGCTGCCCACCAAGGCCAATGAGGAGTTCCGTCCCTTCATGCGGCGACTCCCAGAATTCAAGTTCTGGTACAGCGTCACCAAGTCAACTCTGGTGGCCTTCTTCTGCACATTCTTCCAG GTGTTTAACGTCCCTGTTTTCTGGCCAATCCTTGTCATGTACTTCATCACGCTGTTCTGTATCACCATGAAGAGACAGATCAAG CATATGATCAAGTACAAATACCTGCCCTTCTCCCTGGGCAAGCCTCGCTACCAGACCCAAGAGAACTCCAGCAAGCCACCAGCACACTGA
- the LOC135110343 gene encoding protein RER1-like isoform X2 — MTCLVTTDARMMQDVLEANEPIAQPGLIQRISTSISRCLFLPVGFVVQLYQHYLDKWTPHTASRWAFTLALIFGFMVRIMLRQGWYIVCYALGIYHLNLFLAFLTPKIDPAFSHDDDDGPGLPTKANEEFRPFMRRLPEFKFWYSVTKSTLVAFFCTFFQVFNVPVFWPILVMYFITLFCITMKRQIKHMIKYKYLPFSLGKPRYQTQENSSKPPAH; from the exons ATGACGTGCCTAGTGACCACGGATGCCAG GATGATGCAAGATGTGCTGGAGGCCAATGAGCCAATAGCACAGCCCGGCCTCATCCAGAGAATAAGCACCAGCATTAGCAGA TGCCTGTTTCTCCCCGTGGGCTTTGTTGTGCAGCTGTACCAGCACTACCTAGACAAATGGACGCCCCACACAGCCTCACGATGGGCCTTCACGCTGGCCCTCATCTTTGGCTTTATGGTGCGCATCATGCTAAGGCAGGGCTGGTACATTGTCTGCTATGCCCTTGGCATCTACCATCTCAACctcttcctcgccttcctcaCTCCCAAGATTGATCCTGCGTTTTCACATGATGATg ATGACGGGCCGGGGCTGCCCACCAAGGCCAATGAGGAGTTCCGTCCCTTCATGCGGCGACTCCCAGAATTCAAGTTCTGGTACAGCGTCACCAAGTCAACTCTGGTGGCCTTCTTCTGCACATTCTTCCAG GTGTTTAACGTCCCTGTTTTCTGGCCAATCCTTGTCATGTACTTCATCACGCTGTTCTGTATCACCATGAAGAGACAGATCAAG CATATGATCAAGTACAAATACCTGCCCTTCTCCCTGGGCAAGCCTCGCTACCAGACCCAAGAGAACTCCAGCAAGCCACCAGCACACTGA
- the LOC135110343 gene encoding protein RER1-like isoform X7, which produces MMQDVLEANEPIAQPGLIQRISTSISRLYQHYLDKWTPHTASRWAFTLALIFGFMVRIMLRQGWYIVCYALGIYHLNLFLAFLTPKIDPAFSHDDDDGPGLPTKANEEFRPFMRRLPEFKFWYSVTKSTLVAFFCTFFQVFNVPVFWPILVMYFITLFCITMKRQIKHMIKYKYLPFSLGKPRYQTQENSSKPPAH; this is translated from the exons ATGATGCAAGATGTGCTGGAGGCCAATGAGCCAATAGCACAGCCCGGCCTCATCCAGAGAATAAGCACCAGCATTAGCAGA CTGTACCAGCACTACCTAGACAAATGGACGCCCCACACAGCCTCACGATGGGCCTTCACGCTGGCCCTCATCTTTGGCTTTATGGTGCGCATCATGCTAAGGCAGGGCTGGTACATTGTCTGCTATGCCCTTGGCATCTACCATCTCAACctcttcctcgccttcctcaCTCCCAAGATTGATCCTGCGTTTTCACATGATGATg ATGACGGGCCGGGGCTGCCCACCAAGGCCAATGAGGAGTTCCGTCCCTTCATGCGGCGACTCCCAGAATTCAAGTTCTGGTACAGCGTCACCAAGTCAACTCTGGTGGCCTTCTTCTGCACATTCTTCCAG GTGTTTAACGTCCCTGTTTTCTGGCCAATCCTTGTCATGTACTTCATCACGCTGTTCTGTATCACCATGAAGAGACAGATCAAG CATATGATCAAGTACAAATACCTGCCCTTCTCCCTGGGCAAGCCTCGCTACCAGACCCAAGAGAACTCCAGCAAGCCACCAGCACACTGA
- the LOC135110342 gene encoding tRNA pseudouridine synthase-like 1 isoform X1 — protein MSMRRYLLHIAYCGSRLRGVQKQREEHEALFVSVGGLVEKGLQRLRPESIEQLYFSSRTDTGVHAVCNTAHVDLSCQSEGLCYEPSAITNTLNRFFKKNNAEIRVHKTILVPSTFHARYDAVSRRYLYRLAVTLEPTSAGRAALEKFMPVAEIGKLYLVRPPFDVERLEPVCRLLEGIHDFASFANVQRKGDTPRETLREIKSVTVTPGRPLLDPSQDPLYSHLQFWDVNVHGKSFLYRQVRRIVGVLVGVAQGRFNLQDVQHMLDYPSQRNWSPKVQVAPPDGLFLLDVEYPLHVFAEGEDSGQRPQE, from the exons ATGTCGATGAGAAGATACCTCCTGCACATTGCTTACTGTGGCTCCAGGCTACG TGGTGTCcagaagcagagagaggagCACGAAGCTCTGTTTGTCAGCGTTGGTGGCCTGGTGGAGAAGGGGCTGCAGCGCCTCAGGCCAGAGAGCATTGAACAGCTGTACTTCTCCAGCCGCACTGATACTG GTGTTCATGCTGTGTGTAACACAGCCCATGTGGATTTGTCGTGTCAAAGTGAAGGGTTATGTTATGAGCCTAGCGCTATCACGAACACGCTAAATCgcttctttaaaaaaaataatgctgaaATTAG AGTCCACAAGACCATCCTGGTGCCATCCACCTTCCATGCACGCTATGATGCAGTGTCGCGGAGGTATCTCTATCGTCTGGCAGTGACTCTTGAGCCCACAAGTGCTGGTCGTGCTGCCCTGGAAAAGTTCATGCCTGTTGCTGAGATAGGAAAACTTTATCTTGTCAG GCCTCCCTTTGATGTTGAGCGCCTGGAGCCTGTCTGCCGTCTGCTGGAGGGAATACATGACTTTGCTTCCTTTGCCAATGTACAAAGGAAGGGTGACACTCCAAGAGAAACTCTGCGGGAAATAAAAAGT GTTACTGTGACACCTGGCCGACCATTACTGGATCCAAGCCAGGATCCCCTGTATTCTCACCTCCAGTTTTGGGATGTGAATGTGCATGGGAAATCCTTCCTCTACAGACAG GTGCGGCGGATAGTTGGGGTGTTGGTGGGTGTGGCACAGGGACGTTTCAACCTGCAGGACGTGCAACACATGCTGGACTATCCATCACAGAGAAACTGGAGCCCTAAAGTGCAAGTAGCTCCCCCTGATGGCCTCTTTCTTCTCGATGTGGAGTACCCTCTTCATGTGTTTGCTGAAGGAGAGGACTCAGGGCAGCGCCCACAGGAGTAA
- the LOC135110343 gene encoding protein RER1-like isoform X5, translating to MVKIETVIMRRHFISHDYKDHGKQGSFSPQYMYMLYQHYLDKWTPHTASRWAFTLALIFGFMVRIMLRQGWYIVCYALGIYHLNLFLAFLTPKIDPAFSHDDADDGPGLPTKANEEFRPFMRRLPEFKFWYSVTKSTLVAFFCTFFQVFNVPVFWPILVMYFITLFCITMKRQIKHMIKYKYLPFSLGKPRYQTQENSSKPPAH from the exons ATGGTAAAGATAGAGACAGTAATCATGCGTCGCCATTTTATATCTCATGATTATAAGGACCATGGGAAGCAGGGGTCCTTTTCACCCCAGTATATGTACATG CTGTACCAGCACTACCTAGACAAATGGACGCCCCACACAGCCTCACGATGGGCCTTCACGCTGGCCCTCATCTTTGGCTTTATGGTGCGCATCATGCTAAGGCAGGGCTGGTACATTGTCTGCTATGCCCTTGGCATCTACCATCTCAACctcttcctcgccttcctcaCTCCCAAGATTGATCCTGCGTTTTCACATGATGATg CAGATGACGGGCCGGGGCTGCCCACCAAGGCCAATGAGGAGTTCCGTCCCTTCATGCGGCGACTCCCAGAATTCAAGTTCTGGTACAGCGTCACCAAGTCAACTCTGGTGGCCTTCTTCTGCACATTCTTCCAG GTGTTTAACGTCCCTGTTTTCTGGCCAATCCTTGTCATGTACTTCATCACGCTGTTCTGTATCACCATGAAGAGACAGATCAAG CATATGATCAAGTACAAATACCTGCCCTTCTCCCTGGGCAAGCCTCGCTACCAGACCCAAGAGAACTCCAGCAAGCCACCAGCACACTGA
- the LOC135110342 gene encoding tRNA pseudouridine synthase-like 1 isoform X2: MVAKSLAYSVLIKSGVQKQREEHEALFVSVGGLVEKGLQRLRPESIEQLYFSSRTDTGVHAVCNTAHVDLSCQSEGLCYEPSAITNTLNRFFKKNNAEIRVHKTILVPSTFHARYDAVSRRYLYRLAVTLEPTSAGRAALEKFMPVAEIGKLYLVRPPFDVERLEPVCRLLEGIHDFASFANVQRKGDTPRETLREIKSVTVTPGRPLLDPSQDPLYSHLQFWDVNVHGKSFLYRQVRRIVGVLVGVAQGRFNLQDVQHMLDYPSQRNWSPKVQVAPPDGLFLLDVEYPLHVFAEGEDSGQRPQE; this comes from the exons ATGGTGGCCAAATCACTGGCTTATTCAGTACTCATAAAAAG TGGTGTCcagaagcagagagaggagCACGAAGCTCTGTTTGTCAGCGTTGGTGGCCTGGTGGAGAAGGGGCTGCAGCGCCTCAGGCCAGAGAGCATTGAACAGCTGTACTTCTCCAGCCGCACTGATACTG GTGTTCATGCTGTGTGTAACACAGCCCATGTGGATTTGTCGTGTCAAAGTGAAGGGTTATGTTATGAGCCTAGCGCTATCACGAACACGCTAAATCgcttctttaaaaaaaataatgctgaaATTAG AGTCCACAAGACCATCCTGGTGCCATCCACCTTCCATGCACGCTATGATGCAGTGTCGCGGAGGTATCTCTATCGTCTGGCAGTGACTCTTGAGCCCACAAGTGCTGGTCGTGCTGCCCTGGAAAAGTTCATGCCTGTTGCTGAGATAGGAAAACTTTATCTTGTCAG GCCTCCCTTTGATGTTGAGCGCCTGGAGCCTGTCTGCCGTCTGCTGGAGGGAATACATGACTTTGCTTCCTTTGCCAATGTACAAAGGAAGGGTGACACTCCAAGAGAAACTCTGCGGGAAATAAAAAGT GTTACTGTGACACCTGGCCGACCATTACTGGATCCAAGCCAGGATCCCCTGTATTCTCACCTCCAGTTTTGGGATGTGAATGTGCATGGGAAATCCTTCCTCTACAGACAG GTGCGGCGGATAGTTGGGGTGTTGGTGGGTGTGGCACAGGGACGTTTCAACCTGCAGGACGTGCAACACATGCTGGACTATCCATCACAGAGAAACTGGAGCCCTAAAGTGCAAGTAGCTCCCCCTGATGGCCTCTTTCTTCTCGATGTGGAGTACCCTCTTCATGTGTTTGCTGAAGGAGAGGACTCAGGGCAGCGCCCACAGGAGTAA